GGAAGACTTTTGTATGTGAAAGTATGTATTTTGCAGAAACcgagcaaatatttaaatatttaattatccaaTTACGGCGATAAGCTTCGATTACATGTTTAAGGTGACTGCTTACTCCGTACACCAATTTTTTGTTAGTTACATAGTCACGAACTAAGGTATTGACACTCTCTAAGATAGAAaagctttttttaaatttgaccAAAGTAGctgaattttgttttcttctgaGAAGTTGAGACTAATTTACTAGGTGACGGGTAAGAAAGATTTTAGGAAAGTTGCAGCTTTCTAcgcatttttatttagatttgtAAGCACAATTTAAACAACACATTTTGAAAAGTTATGCCAGTTGTACGTatgctgaaaatttcatcgaaatcggtCGATGCAGAAACGAGTAACAGGCGTCGAAAGATGAACAAGAATATGGATTTATTTGTTACAGGCTGAAAATCGTAGGAAACAgcaattttcatcgtttttatCCGTCTGTAGTTCATAGCAACGTTGACCGGTTTCGATAAAATCGTCAGTACATATATAACTAACATAGATCTACAAAGCGTACTTATCTCAGTTTTTAAACCTTCGTTACAGTCTCAGATAAGAAACTTGTAAGAAGTgacttttactatttttccCGCGATTCTGACCTCctgcaattttttcaaaaaattgttttcgcgTCATCTCGTTTATTGCGAGATTCTTCCTAACTCGTCAAAAAAGTTGTATGGCCTAaccttaaaaaattattcgtttctaaGGAGTGTGCCAACACTTTCGTTCGTGATCGCATCATATTTGCGGTGAACATCTTGTAACGTTTTGTTCAGCgactcgcgaaagtattcaaacgcttatttataagaaaatttttataactataTCGTTACAGTTGCGAACGTACTGCACGAAACTCTTCGAAACGTATCGTTAACAGGTGGCGACTACTAcgactataataataaaatttttaaacaatctaAAAGTGTACGTGAAAGTTACTTTTCTGAGCGACCATACTCGTCACTCGTATGACCGTGAGGAGTATTTCGCACTTATTTGTTCTATTCATTTGTTTGTTCTGTGACATACGCATACGTGGAATTACCTAAATCGCATCGTGTCAGTTACGTTGAGCAGCGATTTAAGCGGTAGATGCGCTCTAATTGCCCGCAAAAATTCGTCTGAATTCAAGTGACTATCgcaaagattataaaataagcATAGAGTCGCTCAACCGTGTCGAACGATTTAGAAATTGCGACGATTTAACAAAACGCCAACAGAGTAAGCTTAATGACACGAGCAAGTGTCCTCCGGCATTAACACATGCACTTTCACAATGACCAAAACTTTTCCGATAATATCGACTATGCTCGTTTTTATCTCTTACCGATTATGTCATAAAATAGCTCGTCAAATAACTTGTCCTAAAATAACGTGTTAGCCATAATTTTCAGATATCCACTTAACaatatgaattttgtaaagaGAGTAGAAAAAGATCTTGCAATAAACGTCACGCCGAATCGTGTGTACGTAATCACGCGTATTGAACTTGTTTAAAATCTACGAAACACATCACGAAATGTTCATAATTCggtgaatttattataatacaaaatatttagcgTGTAACGTAAAACCgttgtaatttgaaatatccaTAGAAAGTGTAACGCCTCGCTCGATATTCTGTATCTGTGTATATAGAATTAGAGTTCATCCGCCTACGtgcaattaaaaagtaaaatcaaTTTGCCGAGTATACCTCGTCGGATCGTCGCGATGTTTTTACAGCagtttcgataaaatgaaactGTTTGTCCGCTAATTTTTACgtgtgtatatttttatacttcgcACTACGTTACGCCGCTGTTTGATGTTCGAGTAATCAGGTCATGAGGAACAGTATCAAGTGATCGCAAATAAACGTCTACTGTATTTAATGTTCATATAAGAACGAGAGTAAATCAATTTaagcttttaatttatttattgaagtAATGaaacttacatatatattacgaCATATATTAAAACGTGTAGTGGGATTTTcggaaagatatttatttgtttgtacGAAACGAAACATCTTGTACGAATTCCGATTTCAatgaagatataatttttacttgaAGTAATTACGACAGGAAGGATCAAATAATTCATCGTGCTTCGGAGATGAAATTagacgagaaaatatttggttTTTGAGAAGaacatgaaatattcttcttttgatCGTAACGCGTTTGTTCCAGTTGTTCCAAAAATGTTCGTGTTTGCCTTGTTATTTACATTCAAGCAAGTCCCCCAATGTATCACCGCAAACGAAAAGGCCAAAATAGTTTCCCTTTTAGATCTGATTGTTGCGTTTTTCATTGAGAAAAAGTGATGGAAATTGAGTATTAAGAGGATAAACAACGTTCAAACAAATATTCGgaatttacttaaataaattaatgtaccaTCGTAAAGGATTgcaaataataacatttattaaacgttattaTCGCAGATAATCGGTTCTTGAAGCGTGCAGATCTCGAACATTTTGTTGATAAAGAAATGGTGAAATATTCCGATAAATAAAGCGATACTAACAGGAGTTGGTAGTAAGGTAGGTATATTATACTAAATGCAAAAAGTTACAATATATTtgatgtttgtttttttttttcattttcctttaacattatttctttgcttttgtCGTAGTAACGTTGACCATGGTTGTACACACAAACTGGCCTGATAGaccgaaataaaaatgtatactaCAAAAATTCACAACTTATTCGCCATCCTCTAATTATtgtattgttataattatttgtgttTCTTCatattcctttcttcgttcattatatttatcttttttattaattattattattattattattaattattattattattattaataatcacTTAAAAACGAAAACATTCACACTAAAAATTTGCAGAGCTTTCGTTCAGGTATAAAGAGGTGATCTCGCGTGCACGTGGCCTCTGAACACTTTGTTTTCAATGCGTTTATACGTGAGATGCACActgatgtatatatatatatatatatatactgaaCGGTACAAATGAACTTACCTAAAgactgtatatacatattgaaaattgaaataagagCAAAGATCAGAGTGCTACGTTCTACTCGTCGAGGCTGGAGAAGAAGCTCGTTAAAATACCTAGCcataaaaattcgttattgtattttaatccTATGATTTAAGaaggaataaattaatcaacttATTCGATGCGTAGAGTTAGTAGCGTGATTGTTTggacatataaaattttatatattattatttgtacaattgaaaatatcatcATACGCAGATATAAAAGGCATATCGTTACTTTAAATGAAACAAGCAATTCGCTATTTTACAATGATCCTTTTTAATGGTAAAATTCTTTTACGGATGACTGGACAATTACGAGCATGCTTCGCAAATATTCTAATTTGTCGACGTAACGAACAATGCAGCCAACTGATTACGCGAAATTACCTCTTTATCCATGACCGAGACAAagcagcatcatcgtgataTAGTACAAAAGCAACGTTTTACAAACATcgaattttgttacaaaaaaaTCATTCCACCATGTGAAGATTAAATAAGATTACAATAcattataagaaaatttgtagaaatagtAGAATGAACTTTAATCGCCGATGATTCTGCTATATCCCGGACATAGCAATTGTAACGCATTCGATTACAAACTATTGCGGATGTTTAATGTAGACTACGTAACAATTTAATGGATCaataagaaagtaaataattacttcTCACATGTTTTCAGCCTTAATATTGTAGCATTTTGTGGTTTAGTCGCCGTGCACTTTGTAATTTCTGACAAATTTCAACATTCAGTTAATTTATCACCATCAACATATTGTTACCACCTCTGTATTTCTTAGCACTATTAAAAAACAGTTTAATCTCTGTTCATCTGCTGTATTTTCATCTGTGCACTCGGGTTAGGGCGAGGTGTATACGTACGAGATGGCACATAAATAACTATATGCGCTACCACTGTTTCACGACGATGGTAGtattgtattactttttactttgCACTTACGATTCTTCTATATTGTTTCAATGTTGGCttgataattttcttctgATTATCCGATGATTTTTAACACGATCACAATTTacagaaacaaaagaacaatATCTCCtggtttgaaaaaaggaaaaaaaaagacacacGTGACGAATAGGccagaaaaaatatattgcccTGTCTCTAATAATCGCAGGACTCATCTTGCAAACTGTTTctagaaattcgaaaatatttctgatgcttttttttttctaataaacacaattctctctcgttcgctctagctctctctctctcatcctctcgctctctttctctcctctgtTTTATCTGCCCTAGCACCTTTATACGGACACGTGTCGAAAATACAGATAGGAAAATACTATCTACACATTAGGGTACTTATGAAGATACAGGAATCAAAATATTCCTCAATTCCATCCAGTGATATAGAATAAGTGCACGTGCTGAATTTATCTTCTCCATATAAAGGATAAGTTAGATCAACCATCTAATTTCGCTAAATCGCTGTTATTACTTCATGCTGGTAAAACTATTCGTTCGTAAGATAACGTGTAGATTGAAAAACACTTAAAAGTGTGCCTTAGCGCCAGAGAGCTGACAAAATCTtcgaaaatgaatattcatatgccTACTTTTCGATCTAATTATTGATATGGATTATCtaattatcgaagaaaagaGCCTGGTTAAAgaagtttataaaatcttcGTACGAACATTTATCACTCTTGAtcgaactttgaaaaatttctatttatgtatgtataataattacaagaatAACGCTAATTATGTTAGTAAGCAGGGGAATATTCTTTCATCAATATACATTGTTAATCTTACGAGGTTTTACACAAAGTCAAGCTAAAATTTTGTGTTGTTATAACGGTACTAGGTCTCTTTGTTTTAGCAGCGCACTGCGAGTTCTGCGATCACCAGAGACTATCAAACTAACAGATGTTAGACAATTCTCAATTAGTTTGTTGTATCaactatgaaattataattttgaaatagcATTGCCCTCTTTGTATGACTTTGTATAAAAGAAGACAAGAAACAAAAGACCGATAAAAAGagtaaagagaaaataagaaagagacgaagacGAACATAAGAAGGAAAGACAAGAGGCTAATACGAAAAGATACGCGAggaatagaaaaaggaaatcgaaCAAAAAATTAGCAGGTTGGAACAAAATAGAGCATAAGCGACACGCGGATGAATTAGGAAACGGCGAGACCAGCTGCAGTCTAAAGGTACTGCGCCACTATCAACCGATACCGGTCGATTGATAGTTGGCCATGTTTTGAGAAAAAATCGACTGTGTCTTTTTGTATGCGACCACAGAACAGCCGCAGTTCTCTACTCGTTAACCAACACCGACCAACTACACCTATAAACATTATTGCCGACTTTCTACATATAGATGGAACGTTACATCGGCAGTCAAGTAAATTAACTCGAGAGCATATGAAGTGTACGATGACATTCCATAGTTAAAATGATTCGTATCCTCtcgttttaatttcgtttagtTTGGCTCGTGACTTATTTATACGACAGCGGAATTCGCACCGCTTATGTCTCCTTAATGCGATTGGCAAACGAAGAAAACTAAAAGAGCGACGTATAACTTTCATGATATTCATCcaaaggaaaacaaaaagtACGTTACCAAATGCTAGTTCGACATatacgtgtatgtgtgtatgatCTGTATGATGTATACTTCTAACACTGTCACTTGCTTTTATATATCGCACACGTGCTACGAAGAACACGAAAGAACTTGGTTCAAGTTTTCTTCTGTCACTCTATCACAAAAATTGGcaacaatttcgtttcttgGATGTTGGCTTCTAAGAAACGTGGGCTACGTATCAGGAGACAAAATACACCCATATTTCTGGAGAGGATATATCACGCGTCGCTCtgttatacgtacatatgcaAATGGATGCAGTTCTGTTTTCATCGTAAAGTCTTGTAAATTGCCTGACGTCGATGTATGAAGCACGAACTCatagtatttatttcatcaaatattcAACGAACTAAGTTGAACGTTTAATGAATCATTTTACTAAATCATTATTCCTTATCCACGAATACGATAAACTTAGCTTAAATGCGATAATCCGATTATCCTACTCGAGTTCGTATTCCATACAGTTTGAGCTGCGTCATCTATAGTCGTTGCTTGACAAACGGTGCAAGCGATGTTTAAGCGTAAAAGAATAGCGCCTTTAATCACGTTGTGTGGCATACGAGATAGTCCTGGATTTTGTGTTCAAAAATGAGGATGGTAATTATATACCGATGACTTGTTCAAGAAGAAATAAACTGGGGAGTGCCCCTTCAACGTTGCTTGAAGTATTAGCGGCGATTTTGATAACTTAGATTGTTGGGATTACCAGATTGCCGCATACCACCACCTCCCCTTCCACCATCACCACCTCGTGAAAATCCTCCACGTCCACCTCTCGTACCATGTTGACCACCTCTCATCATACCTCCAGGTCCAcctataaaacaaaaaaatatgacATGGTACCttgtaatcattttttaactgCAATACAATTATCGTAgcgtttaatatattttccgtCAATCTTAAAAGGTATTATGGAGCTATTATTCTTTactttaacatttaattatctaatttatatatgcatttttacatcctttaaatgtaattataaaaaacatCACATGCGTGTGCATACCTGGGCCtcgttgctgttgctgttgttgctgttgtccTCCCATTGCTCTCATATTGCCATCATTAGAATTCAATCGACCACCGCTACCTTCCATCGTTCTCGGCTTaaccttcttttcttccacaTTTAGCTTTTGTCCATTTTCAGCAGGATAATAAATGGGctaaaattaacgataaaaaattaatccttttgtacgttatatcttgtatatgttatatctatatatataaactaacCAAATTCTGTAACACTTTGCTAACGACTTGTTGATCTTCGAAAGTGATGAATCCATAATTAGGCACTTTACCCGTGTTATTTCCCTGCGGCCCCTTGCATCTATCATTTGATTTACTGTGTATACGTAACTCTACTACTCTACCATAAGATTCAAACACTTGACGTAAATCATCTTCTGATGCATTGTGCGGTAAATTTCCAAGGAATAGTTGGTGGGCATCACTATATTGACTTTGTCTTGTACCACGACGATCGCCATCTAAAGAATTCATTACTTATTTTACGATACTAGTAATGTGTGTGACTAATGTAAATAGcacgtagaaaataaatatcttttaacaaTGCTAATATGAACTACATTTACCTCGTTGTACTGCTCCTCCTCTCGGAGCTCGCTGTTGTTGATGTTGCTGTTGTGGCTGTTGGTTACTAACTCTATGAGTCTGTTGTTGAGGCGTAGAAACGCTAGTTGTTATAGACAGTGCAGGTCCACTACTAGTTGGATGTAGTGGCGATCTATCGTCTAAACGCAAGTTCGTCATTGGGGGCTGAGAACAGATGTTACAAAGTAGTTTATATCTATACTTTGTCGACATCtgatttgtataaattacacaATAAGCAAAATcttaatcgttaaaaataactattacaattataaaatacataccgGTGACATAGACAATTTGGGAGCTTGAGGACTAGTAGCGCCAGTAGTACTGGGGAATGATTTCACAAGATTAGCGTATGTTTTCGGCCCGCTACTAGTCACATTTGTATTTGCCACCTGTTCTGGTTCGGATTCTTGTACAGAAGCGGTAAATGTTTCAGCCTCAGGTTGTTCACGACTCTCATTTGATTGAGCTTGCGGCTCATTTTCtgtttgttgttgttgttgttcgGCTGCAGGATCCAGTTCCGTTTCTTGTACAAATTGTGTTTGTGACGTAGGTTCTGTTATATATTGGTGCTGCTGTGCTGGTGGTGGAGGtggttgttgctgctgctgctgctgctgctgttgttgttgttgttgtggtggtggtggtggttgtTGATTAATTAATGGTGCTTCTTCATGAACCGAACCATTTAATACCTGTTGCATTACAGGATGTACctgaaataacatatataatgCACAATATAGTacacaatattatttaaataattttattttaggatAAAACTAACATGAGTCTGTTGCGGCGGTGGTGCATAGTATatttgttgctgttgttgaaGCACGGGTTGTTGTGCGGGAATAAGCGGAGGTTGAACTTGAGGTTCAGTAGATGTAGCTGGTGTTGAAAGCTGCTGTCCACGATTTTGATGTTCATCTTCCTCTGGTTCAGAACGCACTCCCTCTTCCCCTTCCCTCTCTCCAGGCTCACCTACACCTCCTTCTACACCACCCACatctgtttcttcttcatcaGGAAAGATCAAATCTTGGTAAcgaaatatatcattatgtacataatatgttTTTGGTGCTTGTATGGCTAACACAAATGTTTGTGTAAAACGACGCATTGGTTGTCCAGCATTAGATAGTTCTCCTGACAcctataattaatatataatttaattaatacaaataaatttagcATGTATTACtctcataatttttattattaggtACTAATTAATGGTACTAATACCTTAAATggatataaaaagattttttataacCTCTGTTAATAGTGTCACTTACTTGCACGACAACACCATTTTCAAGAGTGAGCTGTGAATCAACTTGGCTTATTTTGGCATGACAGTCTCGGAAATTTAGTTGTTGAATTTTTTGATGTATTTGCTTTTGACCAATTGCAGGAGTCGATTCTCGATTGGAATCTAATCCTCCATGCACGAAGGATGAATGTTGATTATAGAATctgcaataatattaaatataataatacaaaaatatcttaattttacattgtagctttttcaacatttttttctacatttaaaGAGgtatttcttctctcttcctttcaaTTACCTATGAAGATGTGCAGGAGCTTGATTaagtaaagtataatattGTCGGACAAATTCACGGCCGACATTCTGCGGAGAAGGGGATGCCTCCATGACCATTTTCTTATCCCTAACGTCTGAAATAATACTTTGCTTAAATAGCAACAGAAATTTTACGTggtaattatgaaaattcgaaGCTTAGATGCCTGTAACAAAAAAAACATACCTGTAATGTTTATAGATGTATCATACTATTTATGTACATAGACTATATCTATCCATTTTTTGTCATAATATAagcataataatatataaatatatgtatagttcaAAGAAGAACAGGTTAAATTAATCAAGTATGTATTGTAAAAGGGTACACAATATACTTAAAACTACATTAAtgtttacatattaaataacttatcacatttatatataaacataaaataaacgtAGGAACTAAATATTGGAAACAAATACACAATATAatgagataaaaattgtaaatatgcACATCAATCAAAGTGGCTATCTATGGATATCACATGAGAGTAATGTGCTTGGATTAAAAATggtcataaataaaatattttttctgaaGTAACTGATTCATCAATCAAACctatagtatttttataaagattgATACAATAATcctaaaacataaatatatgagTGTCAAAAcatgtaatttcaataatttgtacattaaATTGTAATCAGGCGCGCGTACAGTCTAGCCTTGATAGAACATGTGCTCGCGTAAGTACAAAAATAACAGGAATCTTTGTTGCAAAGCAGTTgcttaaaaacaaaaaactgTAAATCATCTCTCAACTCGTGTGCTGTACGAAGTGCGAGGTCGAGGGCAAGGGGGCCGCCCGGTTGCATGAGCAAGCATGGCGATTTTTCTTGATCTAAGAAATGGTAACGCTAAGCtctcaataaaaaattttagcAAAATGTTTCGATAAGTAACATAAAACATGAGTATCGAAACGTTCAATAATTTGAACAATAATTTACGAGCaacaaatatcgttaattCATGAACACTTTTCACAGTCTCGTATCACGCTTGCCTTCCTGGTTCGTTCCGAGGTCTTCTCTGTGAGAAGTCGGATGAAAGAACATCGGCAAAGCCGATCTTATGGCGTTATACACTCACCCAATGGAACCACTTATGTGTGACACAATTCACTGCTTTTCCCGGCAAAACGAGATGCTGCGACGAAAACAGAAAGTTTCTACGAGCAACAACAGTTCAcaataatgttaattataaaaacagTTCAATGTATAAGTCCTCCAAGCACCTTGATGTCAGCACATGCAGCGGAACCTGCACAGAAGTACCGGTCGTATAAAGATAAACGACTCTCTTACAGAAGCCAAGACTACTCGTGCTGTGCGGGTTTTACAGGAACTACATCATCAATCGAACAAATTCCAGAAGGGCATTTCCTTGCGTGTACTACGTCGCTGATTGGCTATTTCAGTTCTACTATGAAAACAGCCAATTACAATTTagattaaatagaaaaattctgtaGACAAATAAACGTGTTATTGGTCCAATAACACGCTCCGTTCTACTGTAACTTATACGTTATTGgatgatttattaaaagacTTACTTTAGAATTATAGTTcattacaaagtataaattattttgaatagaCAAGAACAATACAATTAAATGACAggtttatttgttatattgaaaatatgctaaaattgcgaataaaatgattatattaataataatatagtttataactctcataatttattgttttaaatttttactatttcttttaccTACAATGTATGTATGATAAATAAACACAGTTATCTTCTACCGCCATCTGGTGATAGGGCATCAAACTATATATTTAGTgtgttaaatgtaaattaattaatttttgtacatatgttttctttataacaaattgaaaatgttctttcattcgcatattacaaataaataggAAATCAATATACACGCATATGAAAGATGGGTATAAAAAAAacgtttcataataaaattcattaaaatatcacttttgtctttttttcttgaaaatctgttttatcacttttatttagttattattGGAAACACATTATttgacaataaataattacatagaaTTATAGAGACATAATACAAaactatgtatatacatgcaGATAAATCATATTGTAAGTATTCTATTACAGTCTAGATCATCTAAAAAGTTAATATCTTTCTTGATGCAAGCTTAACTTTCTGTTGGTCCAGGAgacattattttaacaaatcttaaatgatttatattatttattgctaaATATAGTTCAAATTTACATGTTTTAGGATTCATCAGCAACTGTTTCCATTTCTCTATCTTCTGATATTTGTAGAGTATGACTTTGTAATCTAGACAAACTCTTCTCTTTCAGAATATAACATTTTGCATGTAGCACTCAGTTTTCTTCAAGCACAAACATATCACAAAAAAGATAtcttatttattcaaaatctTGCTCCAAACATGTATAATAAACTAAACTGTTTATTAGAGAGGCTCTGTATGTTATTTGGAAAAGGATAATGGCATACTAGAAACtgtacattaataaataaatggtagataagatattttttttctattgtttttatttgaaataggagattaataataattctgcTGACAGCAGAAAAATCAGTGATGTAAAGAAAAgagatgtataaaaataaagcaggtttgaaattaaaactgtaaaagaaattttatatgtacaatttgtttctaaaaattaattgaaatacacTAAACATTGCTAAAGACGTGGTAAATGTTAATTACTTGGTAACTTCAGTTAGGATTGTGAAATATCCTGAAATATACaatgatgaaaataatgtattgaaaattacatacaattatatataaatataaattaaaattatgtcaAAATAGGGTAGTAAAGAAGGGTGATACAATAGTAaagaacatatatataaattcgtttatgtagaatttttacaaatttgtattacatatatttttgtttcaatacatatttttgcattaataTTACACTTTATGTTCCTAACAACACAATAACGAAATTCATCTGTTATCGACCAATCACCGATCGTTTAGCACCACATGCGCAGTATCTCGTTACCCCCTTCCGGACACAAACTTAAGCCCAATAGATTTGTACTCCGTCCTTTTCATTCCTAGATTCATGACATagtatgtaattttttctattgCAGTACATATGTTTAATACTATTGTAATGCTACGATAGAACGGCTAGAAGTActattgcaattatttttagatattgaCAAAtgtagtttcattttattgtacGTTCACTGcagataaaacatttaaaaattataacctATGGAAGATCGCCAATGAATAACTATTAATcgattatactttttataatgtgatgaatatatatatatatatatatgcttttATCCATATTATATAACTCTggtattctataaatataattaataattgacaatgataaataaatgcGATCTCAATActacaatacaaataattgAGAATCGTTAATCAATCAAGTATATCGTTAGaactaaattatttgataCCTATTTTTACTGCAATACTATTAAATCAGAAACAATGATATGAGATGTTCTCTTAAATGCGGTACAAGTGtgaaatactttatatacatatatatatatataggtatatatatagttaggtatatatatataatatatacatgtacacacACAACATGTAACACTTGGTG
This sequence is a window from Bombus pyrosoma isolate SC7728 linkage group LG10, ASM1482585v1, whole genome shotgun sequence. Protein-coding genes within it:
- the LOC122572223 gene encoding ras GTPase-activating protein-binding protein 2 encodes the protein MVMEASPSPQNVGREFVRQYYTLLNQAPAHLHRFYNQHSSFVHGGLDSNRESTPAIGQKQIHQKIQQLNFRDCHAKISQVDSQLTLENGVVVQVSGELSNAGQPMRRFTQTFVLAIQAPKTYYVHNDIFRYQDLIFPDEEETDVGGVEGGVGEPGEREGEEGVRSEPEEDEHQNRGQQLSTPATSTEPQVQPPLIPAQQPVLQQQQQIYYAPPPQQTHVHPVMQQVLNGSVHEEAPLINQQPPPPPQQQQQQQQQQQQQQPPPPPAQQHQYITEPTSQTQFVQETELDPAAEQQQQQTENEPQAQSNESREQPEAETFTASVQESEPEQVANTNVTSSGPKTYANLVKSFPSTTGATSPQAPKLSMSPPPMTNLRLDDRSPLHPTSSGPALSITTSVSTPQQQTHRVSNQQPQQQHQQQRAPRGGAVQRDGDRRGTRQSQYSDAHQLFLGNLPHNASEDDLRQVFESYGRVVELRIHSKSNDRCKGPQGNNTGKVPNYGFITFEDQQVVSKVLQNLPIYYPAENGQKLNVEEKKVKPRTMEGSGGRLNSNDGNMRAMGGQQQQQQQQRGPGGPGGMMRGGQHGTRGGRGGFSRGGDGGRGGGGMRQSGNPNNLSYQNRR